A region from the Gemmatimonas aurantiaca genome encodes:
- a CDS encoding lamin tail domain-containing protein, whose translation MTRRTFRAASLTLGMLALTSCTQDIASTGPLARRNAAERVDLAAALTVAEAIRINEVNSNTDWVELVNIGNEPIDISGYRLKDDNDSRTFAFPSGTVVPANGYLVVEEAQFGFGLGANDKVRFIAPDNVTIIDSFAWTSHAGTTYARCPDGTGTFGVSSTITKGAANDCAAPIRINEIESDGGTPGDWVELYNPTASPANVGGYVVKDDDDTHAYIIPAGTIIPAQGFLVIDGSSLGFGLGAPDAVRLFRANGTTLVDSFAWTTHASTTYGRCPDGSGALVTTAVSTKGTTNICTAATASVVINEVESNGDPVGDWVELYNTGTVSVDLSGYVFRDNQNGADHTYVIPSGTTIAPGGFLVLLESQFGFGLGNADSARLFAPGGSTLVASYSWGAHAATTYARCPDGTGEFRTSTTSTRGAANDCSVAVRINEVESNNGTPGDWVELYNAGNSAVDLSGYVFRDNNDANQYVIPSGTTIAANGYLVLEESQFIFGLGGSDAARLFAPGGTALVDSYVWTTHASTTYGRCPNGSGAFATTTTPTKGAANACPGDIVYSAWPGDQTITTASPTGVLFGGNMSGLFYQPLPGFSTGVIWAVRNGPGALFRLTQVGGVWTPKASRTWANGKLLRYPAGTGDVDAEGVTAVGNSIYVSAERNNANSSVSRNSILLFDVSVESGSVLTAVREWNITADIPANGANLGLEGITRVPDAFLVARGFRDESKGRAYNPADYPNNGGGVFFVGVEGTGQIHAYALDHVNGGFTRLASFTSGFPTVMDLTFDNELGQFWAVCDDTCQGRTTVLRIDTQAGSATQGRFIVAQRFERPTGMPNLNNEGFTFAPLAECVGGKRPVFWTDDGETAGYSLRTGFLTCTPF comes from the coding sequence GTGACCCGTCGAACCTTCCGTGCCGCGTCCCTCACGCTTGGCATGCTGGCGTTGACCAGTTGTACGCAGGACATCGCCTCCACCGGGCCGCTCGCCCGCCGCAACGCGGCCGAGCGTGTCGACCTCGCCGCCGCACTCACCGTCGCCGAGGCCATCCGCATCAACGAGGTGAATTCCAACACCGACTGGGTGGAGCTCGTGAACATCGGCAACGAGCCGATCGACATCTCCGGTTATCGTCTGAAGGACGACAACGACTCGCGGACCTTTGCGTTTCCCAGCGGCACCGTCGTGCCGGCCAACGGCTATCTCGTCGTCGAAGAGGCGCAGTTCGGCTTCGGACTCGGCGCGAACGACAAGGTGCGCTTCATCGCGCCCGACAATGTGACGATCATCGACAGTTTCGCCTGGACGTCGCATGCGGGCACGACCTATGCGCGCTGCCCGGATGGGACCGGGACGTTCGGCGTATCGAGCACCATCACCAAGGGTGCTGCGAACGACTGCGCGGCTCCGATCCGGATCAACGAGATCGAATCGGATGGTGGCACACCCGGTGACTGGGTGGAGTTGTACAACCCCACTGCCAGCCCCGCGAACGTTGGTGGATACGTCGTGAAGGACGACGACGATACTCACGCGTACATCATTCCCGCCGGCACCATCATCCCGGCGCAGGGATTCCTGGTGATCGACGGATCCAGCCTGGGCTTCGGGCTTGGCGCGCCCGACGCGGTGCGCCTGTTCCGTGCCAATGGCACGACACTCGTCGACAGCTTTGCCTGGACGACGCACGCCAGCACGACGTACGGTCGTTGCCCCGATGGCAGCGGTGCGTTGGTCACCACGGCCGTTTCGACGAAGGGCACCACAAACATCTGCACGGCCGCAACGGCGTCGGTGGTGATCAACGAGGTCGAATCGAATGGTGACCCGGTCGGAGACTGGGTGGAGTTGTACAACACCGGTACGGTCTCAGTCGATCTGTCCGGCTATGTGTTCCGCGACAACCAGAACGGTGCCGATCACACCTATGTGATCCCGAGCGGTACGACGATCGCTCCGGGCGGATTTCTCGTGTTGCTGGAGTCGCAGTTCGGTTTTGGGCTCGGCAACGCCGACTCCGCGCGTCTTTTCGCACCGGGAGGTTCGACGCTCGTGGCCTCGTATTCGTGGGGGGCGCACGCCGCCACCACCTACGCCCGTTGCCCGGATGGGACCGGCGAATTCCGCACGAGCACGACCTCCACACGGGGCGCGGCGAACGACTGTTCGGTGGCCGTGCGTATCAACGAAGTCGAATCCAACAACGGCACACCCGGTGACTGGGTCGAACTGTACAATGCCGGCAACAGCGCGGTCGATCTGTCCGGGTACGTGTTCCGGGACAACAACGACGCCAATCAGTATGTGATTCCGAGCGGCACCACGATCGCGGCCAACGGCTATCTCGTGCTCGAGGAATCGCAGTTCATCTTCGGCCTGGGAGGCAGTGATGCCGCCCGTCTCTTCGCGCCAGGCGGCACCGCTCTGGTGGACAGCTACGTGTGGACGACACATGCGAGCACCACGTATGGGCGTTGTCCCAATGGCAGTGGAGCCTTCGCCACGACGACGACGCCCACGAAGGGTGCAGCCAATGCCTGCCCGGGCGACATCGTCTACTCGGCGTGGCCGGGCGATCAGACGATCACGACCGCGAGTCCCACGGGCGTGTTGTTCGGAGGCAACATGAGCGGGCTGTTCTATCAGCCGCTGCCCGGTTTCTCCACGGGCGTGATCTGGGCGGTGCGCAACGGTCCCGGCGCCCTCTTCCGTCTCACCCAGGTCGGCGGTGTGTGGACACCGAAGGCGTCCCGCACATGGGCCAATGGCAAACTGCTCCGCTATCCCGCCGGCACGGGGGATGTCGACGCCGAGGGCGTGACGGCGGTGGGCAACAGCATCTACGTCTCGGCGGAACGCAACAACGCGAACAGCAGCGTAAGCCGCAACAGCATTCTGCTGTTCGACGTGTCGGTCGAGAGCGGATCGGTGCTCACGGCGGTCCGTGAATGGAACATCACGGCCGACATTCCGGCCAACGGTGCGAACCTCGGACTCGAAGGCATCACCCGCGTGCCCGATGCATTCCTGGTGGCCCGTGGTTTCCGCGACGAGAGCAAGGGGCGCGCGTACAATCCGGCCGACTATCCGAACAATGGTGGCGGCGTGTTCTTCGTCGGCGTGGAAGGCACGGGTCAGATCCATGCCTACGCGCTCGACCATGTGAACGGCGGGTTCACGCGCCTGGCATCGTTCACGAGCGGATTCCCGACGGTCATGGACCTCACGTTCGACAACGAACTCGGTCAGTTCTGGGCCGTGTGCGACGACACCTGCCAGGGGCGGACGACGGTGTTGCGTATCGATACGCAGGCCGGATCCGCGACGCAGGGACGTTTCATCGTCGCGCAGCGTTTCGAGCGTCCGACGGGCATGCCCAACCTCAACAACGAAGGCTTCACGTTCGCGCCGCTGGCCGAGTGTGTCGGTGGCAAGCGTCCCGTCTTCTGGACGGATGACGGCGAAACGGCCGGCTATTCACTGCGCACCGGCTTCCTCACCTGCACGCCGTTCTGA
- a CDS encoding GxxExxY protein has protein sequence MVPGVLKACKQLVSAHEAQVLNYLRASGIEVGLLFNFGPQPEMRRMIWMRDRRALSSSDR, from the coding sequence TTGGTCCCGGGCGTGCTCAAGGCCTGCAAGCAACTGGTTTCCGCACACGAAGCGCAGGTGCTGAACTATCTGCGGGCATCGGGAATCGAAGTCGGTCTGCTCTTCAACTTCGGTCCGCAGCCGGAGATGCGGCGGATGATCTGGATGCGGGATCGGCGGGCATTGTCTTCGTCGGACAGATGA
- a CDS encoding bifunctional salicylyl-CoA 5-hydroxylase/oxidoreductase has protein sequence MRIVCIGGGPAGLYFALLMKRLDPRHQITVVERNRPYDTFGWGVVFSDATMDTMRRWDRETADAIEQSFSHWDDIELRFKGRRIRSGGHGFVGIGRKRLLNILQARCEALGVELRFEQEVDSDLDFPDADLIIASDGINSRIRTAYADRFRPDIVVRPNRFIWLGTPRRFEAFTFDFQRTEHGWFQAHIYQFDEHTSTCIVECPEATWLAHGLDDASQDESVAFCEQLFAETLDGAPLLTNSRHLRGSAWLNFQRVVCEQWWLRNRHGSHVVLMGDAVHTAHFAIGSGTKLALEDAVELVRQFQRIGDDPAHLPDVLSAFQELRRIETLRIQNAAWNAMEWFEVCGTRYCDQLEPEQFMYSLLTRSQRISHENLRLRDRAWLEGYERWFADRAAAAASPGPEATSSQVVPHQAIPPMFTPYTVRSVTLKNRVIVSPMAQYSAVEGVPGAYHLVHLGARALGGAAMVMAEMTCPSPDARITPGCPGLWNDEQEDAWRRIVEWVHGHSDAKIALQLGHSGAKGSTRRAWDGIDLPLPDDGPEANWALVSASPQQYLPGTSHLAREITRAEMTRVREEFVQATRRAAAAGFDWLELHCAHGYLLSSFISPLTNQRTDEYGGSLDHRMRYPLEVFTAVRAAWPSHLPMSVRISAHDWVAGGITPVDATAIARMFRDAGADLIDCSSGQVSKQERPIYGRMFQTPFADRIRQEVGIDTIAVGGISEADHVNSIIAAGRADLCAVARPHLANPAWTLTEAARIGYTAITWPRPYERGKPQLEASFARAAAAAAAPAADGLDAARSRP, from the coding sequence ATGCGTATCGTGTGCATTGGTGGAGGGCCTGCCGGGCTCTATTTCGCGCTGCTGATGAAGCGTCTCGATCCGCGCCATCAGATCACGGTGGTGGAGCGGAACCGGCCGTACGACACCTTCGGCTGGGGGGTCGTTTTCTCCGACGCCACCATGGACACCATGCGGCGCTGGGATCGGGAGACCGCCGACGCCATCGAACAGTCGTTCAGTCACTGGGACGACATCGAGCTGCGTTTCAAGGGGCGTCGCATCCGTTCGGGCGGCCACGGCTTCGTCGGCATCGGGCGCAAGCGTCTGCTCAACATCCTGCAGGCGCGATGTGAGGCGCTCGGTGTCGAACTGCGTTTCGAGCAGGAAGTGGATTCGGATCTCGATTTTCCCGACGCCGATCTGATCATCGCATCGGACGGCATCAACTCGAGGATCCGCACCGCATACGCGGACCGCTTCCGTCCCGATATCGTGGTGCGTCCCAATCGTTTCATCTGGCTGGGCACCCCGCGGCGGTTCGAGGCGTTCACGTTCGACTTCCAGCGCACCGAACACGGCTGGTTCCAGGCGCACATCTACCAGTTCGACGAGCACACCTCCACATGCATCGTGGAGTGTCCGGAGGCGACATGGCTGGCCCACGGTCTCGACGACGCGAGCCAGGATGAGTCGGTGGCGTTCTGCGAGCAGCTGTTCGCGGAGACGCTCGATGGGGCGCCGTTGCTCACCAATTCCCGTCATCTCCGTGGCTCGGCGTGGCTCAACTTCCAGCGTGTCGTCTGCGAGCAGTGGTGGCTTCGCAATCGCCATGGCAGCCATGTGGTGCTGATGGGTGATGCCGTGCATACGGCGCACTTTGCCATCGGTTCGGGAACCAAGCTGGCGCTCGAGGACGCCGTGGAACTCGTCCGGCAGTTCCAGCGCATCGGTGACGATCCGGCCCACCTGCCGGATGTGCTTTCGGCGTTCCAGGAGCTGCGCCGCATCGAGACGCTGCGCATCCAGAACGCGGCCTGGAACGCGATGGAGTGGTTCGAGGTGTGCGGGACACGCTACTGCGATCAGCTCGAGCCCGAGCAGTTCATGTACTCGCTGCTCACCCGCAGTCAGCGCATCAGCCACGAGAATCTGCGTCTGCGCGATCGTGCCTGGCTGGAGGGATACGAGCGGTGGTTCGCCGACCGTGCTGCCGCGGCGGCTTCGCCCGGGCCGGAGGCCACGTCTTCCCAGGTCGTTCCGCATCAGGCCATTCCGCCGATGTTCACACCTTATACGGTCCGCTCGGTCACACTCAAGAACCGGGTGATCGTTTCACCCATGGCGCAGTATTCGGCCGTGGAGGGTGTACCCGGTGCCTATCATCTGGTGCACCTCGGCGCGCGCGCATTGGGCGGAGCGGCGATGGTGATGGCGGAGATGACCTGTCCGAGTCCCGATGCGCGCATCACGCCGGGATGTCCGGGTCTCTGGAACGACGAGCAGGAGGATGCCTGGCGTCGCATCGTCGAATGGGTGCACGGGCACTCCGATGCGAAGATCGCACTGCAACTCGGGCACAGCGGTGCGAAGGGCTCCACCCGGCGTGCCTGGGATGGCATCGACCTGCCGTTGCCGGACGATGGCCCGGAAGCCAACTGGGCGCTGGTCAGCGCTTCGCCGCAGCAGTATCTGCCCGGAACGAGCCATCTGGCGCGTGAAATCACCCGCGCGGAGATGACCCGGGTGCGGGAGGAATTCGTACAGGCCACACGGCGAGCGGCGGCAGCGGGATTCGATTGGCTCGAACTGCATTGTGCTCACGGATATCTGCTGTCGAGTTTCATCTCGCCGCTCACGAATCAGCGCACCGACGAGTATGGCGGTTCGCTGGACCATCGGATGCGCTATCCCCTCGAGGTCTTCACCGCGGTCCGTGCCGCGTGGCCGTCTCATCTTCCGATGTCGGTGCGCATTTCCGCGCACGACTGGGTGGCGGGTGGCATCACACCGGTCGATGCCACGGCGATTGCGCGGATGTTCAGGGATGCAGGCGCCGATCTCATCGACTGTTCGTCCGGTCAGGTGAGCAAACAGGAACGTCCGATCTACGGACGCATGTTCCAGACCCCGTTTGCCGATCGCATTCGCCAGGAGGTCGGCATCGACACGATTGCCGTGGGTGGCATCAGCGAAGCCGATCACGTGAACTCCATCATTGCCGCCGGACGTGCCGATCTGTGTGCGGTGGCACGGCCTCATCTCGCGAATCCGGCGTGGACGTTGACCGAGGCCGCACGCATCGGTTACACGGCCATTACCTGGCCGCGTCCGTATGAACGGGGCAAGCCGCAGCTGGAGGCCAGCTTCGCACGCGCGGCGGCCGCCGCGGCTGCACCGGCGGCCGATGGGCTTGATGCTGCGCGGAGCAGGCCATGA
- a CDS encoding PEP-CTERM sorting domain-containing protein, with the protein MRFSRLTTLFVAAMLFVAPTVAQAQFTVFTNFADFLAATSNAGTDSFDDISVDAPASPLARQAGSHSYTVATNTLGFYNVGNGADRWLSSDESFATITFSGFDALVRGIGGFFFGTTAAGDINQQLGLTVTATSASGIVSETFIGAPGSFLGFVSTDAILSLTVKTEIATVDMWPTANDFVVANAATTVPEPSTFVLLAIGIAGVLVVMKRRAA; encoded by the coding sequence ATGCGTTTCTCCAGACTCACCACGCTGTTCGTCGCCGCCATGCTCTTCGTGGCGCCGACCGTGGCGCAGGCACAGTTCACCGTGTTCACGAACTTCGCGGATTTCCTCGCGGCCACGTCGAACGCGGGCACCGACAGCTTCGACGATATTTCCGTGGACGCGCCGGCCTCACCCCTCGCGCGTCAGGCGGGAAGTCACAGCTACACGGTCGCGACCAATACGCTCGGCTTCTACAACGTCGGCAACGGAGCGGATCGTTGGCTGTCGAGCGACGAGTCTTTTGCCACGATCACCTTTTCCGGTTTCGATGCGCTGGTGCGCGGCATTGGTGGCTTCTTCTTCGGTACGACGGCCGCCGGTGACATCAACCAGCAACTCGGTCTGACGGTGACGGCCACCAGTGCATCGGGTATCGTGTCCGAAACATTCATCGGAGCACCGGGGTCGTTCCTGGGCTTCGTGTCGACCGACGCGATTCTCTCGCTGACGGTGAAGACGGAGATTGCCACCGTCGACATGTGGCCGACTGCGAACGACTTCGTGGTGGCGAATGCGGCCACGACGGTGCCGGAGCCGTCGACGTTCGTGCTCCTGGCCATCGGCATTGCCGGCGTGCTGGTGGTGATGAAGCGCCGCGCGGCGTAA
- a CDS encoding DinB family protein produces the protein MTAPSALEWWQRGPVDGVPASLQPVAHMLLQMRDEVSAAVRDLPVDAWNARPAGVASIAFHVRHIPGVLDRLFTYARGESLNEAQRAALQREGEPVTDEERAILLSELSARVDTSLAALRAIDAATLNDVRTIGRAQLPSTVLGCLVHGAEHGMRHLGQVIVTARIVTARIVAE, from the coding sequence ATGACTGCGCCGTCGGCGCTCGAGTGGTGGCAGCGCGGGCCGGTGGACGGTGTGCCGGCGTCACTGCAACCCGTGGCGCACATGCTGCTGCAAATGCGCGACGAAGTGTCTGCCGCGGTGCGGGACCTGCCTGTGGACGCCTGGAACGCCCGCCCGGCGGGTGTGGCCAGCATCGCGTTCCATGTGCGGCATATCCCCGGTGTACTCGATCGGCTGTTCACCTACGCACGTGGTGAGTCGCTGAACGAAGCCCAACGCGCCGCGCTGCAACGGGAGGGTGAGCCGGTGACGGATGAAGAGCGGGCGATCCTGCTGTCCGAGCTCAGTGCCCGCGTCGATACCAGTCTCGCCGCATTGCGCGCCATCGATGCCGCGACGTTGAACGATGTCCGGACGATCGGTCGGGCGCAGTTGCCCAGTACGGTTCTCGGCTGCCTGGTGCACGGTGCCGAACATGGCATGCGGCACCTCGGGCAGGTGATCGTGACGGCGCGCATCGTGACGGCGCGCATCGTGGCGGAGTGA
- a CDS encoding M20/M25/M40 family metallo-hydrolase — protein sequence MHKRSGALLAGLLLAAPLAAQQQPQYPSSWDAKLAERADVKAAMAMLEKNFPQHVDEWIKLTEMPSKSGQEKLRGAYVKAEFEKAGLKTTVDSIGNVIGVRKGTGGGPTIAIMSHMDVVFENSVPRKVRRSGDTLFAPGVGDNTASVANMLATIRAMNATKFTHKGDIIFIGTVQEEVGLKGAAYWLEHNPRPDLLIAPDGAYGSVAYGALGIYWTKYVFVAPGGHTLASRGRPTPVRAVAEAVDRLYQLQFPALPDGAVMNIGQIHGGEIFNSIPQELYFTVDLRSPDPVLLDSLDRLITRVTQEVADKQKVTLRVEVDQKNQAGGTEKQLAGARAHPLVQTAVDINRFLGISAGMPGAREAVPTGATDANPGVVRKIPSIAIGGSRGANGHQLTEYSLWPTALPSTKLLYLLTATFADGVKVVTPGTVVP from the coding sequence ATGCACAAGCGCTCCGGTGCCCTCCTGGCGGGCCTGCTGCTCGCCGCTCCCCTGGCTGCTCAGCAGCAGCCTCAGTATCCCAGCAGTTGGGATGCCAAACTCGCCGAACGGGCCGATGTGAAGGCCGCCATGGCGATGCTCGAGAAGAACTTCCCGCAGCACGTCGATGAGTGGATCAAGCTCACCGAAATGCCGTCCAAGTCCGGCCAGGAGAAGCTCCGCGGCGCCTACGTGAAGGCCGAGTTCGAGAAGGCCGGCCTCAAGACCACCGTCGACTCCATCGGCAACGTGATCGGCGTGCGGAAAGGCACCGGCGGCGGTCCGACGATCGCCATCATGTCGCACATGGACGTGGTGTTCGAAAACAGCGTCCCCAGGAAAGTCCGACGCAGCGGCGACACCCTCTTCGCCCCCGGGGTCGGCGACAACACCGCCTCGGTGGCGAATATGCTGGCCACCATCCGCGCCATGAATGCCACGAAGTTCACCCACAAGGGCGACATCATCTTCATCGGCACGGTGCAGGAAGAAGTCGGTCTCAAGGGCGCCGCGTACTGGCTGGAACACAATCCGCGTCCCGATCTGCTCATCGCACCCGACGGGGCCTACGGCAGCGTGGCCTACGGCGCACTGGGCATCTACTGGACGAAGTACGTCTTCGTCGCGCCCGGCGGACATACGCTCGCATCACGTGGACGCCCCACACCCGTGCGTGCCGTCGCCGAAGCGGTCGACCGGCTCTATCAGCTCCAGTTCCCGGCGTTGCCCGATGGTGCGGTGATGAACATCGGTCAGATCCATGGGGGAGAAATCTTCAACTCCATTCCGCAGGAACTGTACTTCACCGTCGACCTCCGCAGCCCCGACCCCGTGCTGCTCGACTCGCTCGATCGCCTGATCACGCGTGTCACGCAGGAAGTGGCCGACAAGCAGAAGGTCACCTTGCGCGTGGAAGTGGATCAGAAGAACCAGGCCGGCGGCACGGAGAAGCAGCTGGCCGGTGCCCGCGCCCATCCGCTCGTGCAGACGGCCGTCGACATCAATCGGTTCCTCGGCATCAGTGCCGGCATGCCCGGAGCGCGCGAAGCGGTGCCCACCGGCGCCACCGATGCGAACCCGGGTGTCGTGCGCAAGATCCCCAGCATCGCCATCGGCGGATCACGTGGCGCCAATGGTCATCAGCTCACTGAATACTCGCTGTGGCCCACCGCGCTGCCGTCCACCAAGCTGCTCTATCTGCTCACCGCGACGTTCGCGGACGGCGTGAAGGTGGTGACGCCGGGAACGGTGGTTCCGTAA
- the kynU gene encoding kynureninase, with product MEPQSPVHSAEQIAALDAADPLASFRERFVLPHGVTYLDGNSLGALPRGTAERVREVLESEWGTGLIRSWNDADWINAPQRVGAKIARLIDAGPHEVVVADSTSVNLHKLIVAALSARPDRHTVVSEPGNFPTDLYMVETALATLGGGRRLVLSPRDEIVNRITDDTALVLLTHVHYKTADVHDMAAVTAAAHAKGALVLWDLSHSAGAVPVALGACRADLAVGCGYKFLNGGPGAPAFLYVAERHHDTLVSPLGGWMGHARPFAFEDHYQPSPGITRFLCGTPPIVAVAALECGVDLHLEADMQAVADKSRALADLFIHLVQRRCADHGVTLVGPAPGAPRGSHVSFRHPEGYAIMQALIDRGVIGDFRAPDIMRFGLTPLYLRYADVAHAVDVLEEVLRTDAWRAPVYQTRHAVT from the coding sequence ATGGAACCGCAGTCGCCCGTCCACTCCGCCGAGCAGATCGCCGCGCTCGACGCCGCCGATCCGCTGGCGTCATTCCGCGAACGGTTCGTGCTTCCCCACGGCGTGACGTATCTGGACGGCAACTCGCTGGGGGCTCTGCCACGTGGGACGGCCGAGCGCGTGCGGGAGGTGCTCGAGTCCGAATGGGGCACTGGCCTCATCCGCAGCTGGAACGATGCCGACTGGATCAATGCCCCACAGCGTGTCGGGGCGAAGATCGCACGTCTGATCGACGCCGGACCTCATGAAGTGGTCGTGGCCGATTCGACCTCGGTGAATCTGCACAAGCTGATCGTGGCCGCCCTGTCGGCGCGCCCGGATCGACACACCGTCGTGTCGGAGCCGGGCAATTTTCCGACGGATCTCTACATGGTGGAGACCGCACTGGCGACGCTGGGTGGTGGACGCCGTCTCGTGCTCTCGCCGCGGGACGAGATCGTGAACCGGATCACCGACGACACGGCGCTCGTGCTGCTGACGCATGTGCACTACAAGACCGCCGATGTGCACGACATGGCTGCGGTGACGGCGGCGGCGCATGCCAAAGGCGCGCTCGTACTGTGGGACCTCAGCCACTCAGCGGGCGCCGTACCCGTGGCGTTGGGTGCCTGTCGTGCCGATCTCGCCGTGGGATGTGGTTACAAGTTTCTCAATGGTGGACCCGGAGCGCCGGCTTTTTTGTATGTGGCCGAACGGCATCACGACACCCTCGTGTCTCCGCTTGGCGGATGGATGGGGCATGCCCGTCCGTTTGCGTTCGAGGATCACTACCAACCGTCGCCGGGCATCACCCGCTTTCTGTGTGGCACTCCTCCCATCGTGGCCGTGGCCGCGCTCGAATGTGGTGTGGATCTGCACCTCGAGGCGGACATGCAGGCGGTGGCGGACAAGTCCCGCGCGCTGGCCGATCTGTTCATCCATCTCGTGCAGCGCCGATGCGCCGACCATGGCGTCACGCTGGTTGGCCCCGCGCCCGGTGCGCCCCGGGGCAGCCATGTGTCGTTCCGTCACCCCGAGGGGTACGCGATCATGCAGGCGCTGATTGACAGAGGGGTCATCGGGGACTTTCGTGCTCCTGACATCATGCGGTTCGGGCTCACTCCGCTGTATCTCCGTTATGCCGATGTTGCGCATGCGGTCGATGTGCTCGAAGAGGTCCTGCGAACGGACGCCTGGCGTGCACCGGTCTATCAGACCCGGCATGCCGTCACGTGA
- a CDS encoding fumarate hydratase: MTTITQADFIQSIADALQHISYYHPLDYIHALAEAYEKEQSPAARDAIAQILTNSRMCAEGHRPICQDTGSVVVFLKIGMNVRWDATMSIQEMVDEGVRRAYMLPDNILRASIVADPAFSRKNTRDNTPAVVHVELVPGDTVDVKLGAKGGGSENKSKFAMLNPSDSIVDWVLKTVPLMGAGWCPPGMLGIGIGGSAEKAMLMAKESLMEHIDMAQLKARGPQNKIEELRIELCDRINALGIGAQGLGGLSTVLDVKIWDYPTHAASKPIAMIPNCAATRHAHFVLDGSGVAELPVPKLSDWPDVTWRPDQNAKRVDLDTLTPEVVRSWKAGDRLLLNGKMLTGRDAAHKRIADLYASGEGLPAGVDFTNRVIYYVGPVDPVRDEAVGPAGPTTATRMDKFTEMMLAKTGLIAMIGKAERGAAGLEAIRKHRAAYLMAVGGAAYLVSKAIRSSRVVAFADLGMEAIYEFDVEDMPVTVAVDAGGDNVHETGPAEWQDRIKKGLPVLS; encoded by the coding sequence ATGACCACGATCACCCAAGCCGACTTCATCCAGTCCATCGCAGACGCCCTGCAGCACATCTCGTACTACCACCCGCTGGACTACATCCATGCGCTGGCGGAAGCCTACGAGAAGGAGCAGTCACCGGCGGCCCGCGATGCCATTGCGCAGATCCTCACGAACTCGCGTATGTGTGCCGAAGGACATCGCCCCATCTGCCAGGATACCGGCAGTGTGGTGGTCTTCCTCAAGATCGGCATGAACGTGCGCTGGGACGCGACGATGTCGATCCAGGAAATGGTCGACGAAGGCGTGCGGCGCGCCTACATGCTTCCCGACAACATCCTCCGCGCGTCCATCGTCGCGGATCCGGCCTTCTCACGCAAGAACACGCGTGACAACACACCGGCCGTCGTGCACGTCGAACTCGTGCCCGGCGATACGGTCGACGTGAAACTGGGCGCGAAGGGCGGCGGGTCGGAGAACAAGTCGAAGTTCGCGATGCTCAACCCGTCCGACAGCATCGTGGACTGGGTGCTCAAGACGGTCCCGCTCATGGGCGCGGGGTGGTGCCCGCCCGGTATGCTCGGCATCGGCATCGGCGGCTCCGCCGAGAAGGCCATGCTCATGGCGAAGGAATCGCTGATGGAGCACATCGACATGGCGCAGCTCAAGGCGCGTGGTCCGCAGAACAAGATCGAGGAACTGCGCATCGAGCTGTGCGACAGGATCAACGCGCTCGGCATCGGGGCGCAGGGGCTGGGTGGTCTTTCCACCGTGCTCGATGTGAAGATCTGGGACTATCCCACGCACGCGGCCTCGAAGCCGATCGCGATGATCCCCAACTGCGCCGCCACCCGTCACGCGCATTTTGTCCTCGACGGCAGTGGTGTGGCGGAACTGCCCGTGCCGAAGCTGTCCGACTGGCCGGACGTCACGTGGCGTCCCGACCAGAACGCCAAGCGGGTGGATCTCGACACGCTCACACCGGAAGTGGTGCGTTCGTGGAAAGCGGGCGATCGCCTGCTGCTCAACGGTAAGATGCTCACCGGCCGCGACGCGGCACACAAGCGCATCGCGGATCTGTATGCGAGCGGGGAGGGGCTGCCGGCGGGTGTCGATTTCACGAACCGCGTGATCTACTATGTCGGCCCGGTCGATCCGGTACGGGACGAGGCAGTGGGCCCGGCTGGCCCGACCACGGCGACCCGCATGGACAAGTTCACCGAGATGATGCTCGCGAAGACCGGGCTGATCGCGATGATCGGCAAGGCCGAGCGTGGGGCGGCGGGTCTCGAAGCCATCCGGAAGCACAGGGCGGCCTATCTGATGGCGGTGGGTGGTGCGGCCTATCTGGTGTCGAAAGCCATCCGCTCCTCGCGAGTGGTGGCGTTCGCGGATCTGGGCATGGAAGCGATCTACGAATTCGACGTGGAAGACATGCCGGTGACCGTGGCCGTCGATGCCGGAGGCGACAACGTGCACGAGACCGGACCGGCCGAATGGCAGGACAGGATCAAGAAGGGACTGCCGGTGCTGTCCTGA